The Kluyvera intermedia genome includes the window CTAAGTCATCATAGAAAACGCTTGCGGGGGATGAAGAATGGTAAACCGTTGGAAGGGGCAGTGAAAAGTAGACCAGATGGTCAAAATTTACATTTAAACAACAGAATTAGACATCAAAACACATTAAAACAAGCGACTGACAAATATAATAAGCAAAAAATAGATAAAATAAAGGGCAATAAAATATTGCCCTTTGTAATCAATTAACTATGACTACAATAACCACATCACGATGGGTAATAAGTTGCTATAGATCATTCAAATTCAGCACATCACGCATATCAAAAAGACCATTTGACTTAGCATTAAGCCACAATGCCGATCTGACCGCGCCGTTAGCAAAGGTCATCCGGCTGGAAGCCTTGTGAGTAATCTCCACACGCTCGCCAATATCGGCAAACATCGCGGTATGTTCACCAACGATATCGCCCGCGCGCACGGTGGCAAATCCGATGGTGCCCGGTACACGCTCGCCGGTATAACCTTCGCGGGAATAGACCGCGCAGTCTTTCAGATCTTTATCCAGCGCCCCGGCAATCGCCTCCCCCATCGCCAGCGCCGTCCCTGACGGTGCGTCGACTTTATGACGGTGGTGCGCTTCAATAATTTCGATGTCGGTGTAGTCGCCCATCACCTTCGCCGCTTTCTCCAGCAGTTTAAGCATCACGTTCACGCCAACGCTAAAGTTGGCGGCAAACACAATGGCAATATCCTGCGATGCATCGCGAATGGCCTGCTTACCGGCATCATCAAACCCGGTCGTGCCAATCACCATGCCTTTTGCGTGCTGCCGACAAAATGCCAGATGCGTCAGCGTGCCTTCCGGGCGGGTAAAATCGATAAAGACATCGAAATCGTCTTTTACCGCTTCGAGGCTGCTCTGAACGGTTACGCCAGATTTTCCAACGCCCGCCAGTTCACCGGCATCGCTGCCCAGTAAAGAGGAGCCATCACGCTCGAGTGCCGCCCCCAGTTGTACTCCTTCCATCGCCATCGTGGCCTGAATTAACTGCCGTCCCATGCGGCCACCGGCGCCTGCAATGGCGACGCGGATTTGTGCATCATGCATAGCTATTCTCTTTTGTTAAAATTGCGTAAATCGTTTTCAGAGTAACCAGCCCGCGACAGGGTCGCCAGCCGAAAACGTCCATAATTAGAAATTAATGATAAACAGAGAGGAATATCAGTAAAAGACATGATTCATCCCGCAGGATGAATCATTGCCGCAGTCGGGGAAAGAAGTCAAACTCGCTCAGAATGGCGACAGACGATAAGAAAAGCACTTTAAAACCCGGCGACAGGTAGCCAATTCGCATGACCGTTTCCGCCAGCCCAGTTTCAGGCCGCTAGAGTATAGCT containing:
- the dapB gene encoding 4-hydroxy-tetrahydrodipicolinate reductase, which codes for MHDAQIRVAIAGAGGRMGRQLIQATMAMEGVQLGAALERDGSSLLGSDAGELAGVGKSGVTVQSSLEAVKDDFDVFIDFTRPEGTLTHLAFCRQHAKGMVIGTTGFDDAGKQAIRDASQDIAIVFAANFSVGVNVMLKLLEKAAKVMGDYTDIEIIEAHHRHKVDAPSGTALAMGEAIAGALDKDLKDCAVYSREGYTGERVPGTIGFATVRAGDIVGEHTAMFADIGERVEITHKASSRMTFANGAVRSALWLNAKSNGLFDMRDVLNLNDL